Below is a genomic region from Xiphophorus couchianus chromosome 9, X_couchianus-1.0, whole genome shotgun sequence.
TTTTCTTGtcacatttccttttttccactcaattttctgataatatgcttggatacagaacattgtgaacaaacagcttcTTCAGCAATAAGCTTTTTGGGGATTACCATCCTTGTGAAGGGTGTTGATCATTTTCCTCACCAAATACAAGTAAGCCAGTCAGAGctgaaggaaagaaaacttGACAGCAAAAAGACTTAATCAAGACTGAGGCAGAAGTTCACAGCTAAATTCAAATGGGAACCTGTAGTAAGACTTGAAAGTTGTTGTTCGCAGAGGCTTTCTGTCTTGTCTGACTGAGCTGcaaagaagaggagagaaaatgttGGATTCTGGACATACTAATCAAATAGTATTATTTTACCTGTATCTTTTTAACACATTCTGTAGACTTtatcatttagaaataaaatatgacatacaCTTGGACAAATTtacctctttgttttttcagggGTCCTCGCATTTCTCTTCTTCTCTAAAAGAATACCAATTGTTCAAGATATGGTACCTCAACTAAACTTCAACTGGGTCCCCCTTCTGGTAAGAAGTTAAAGTGTCATTGTAAGGCAAATGAATGCAGTTTAACTCCCACTGATTAAAGCTATAGGCTTAGAATGAgtcatttttctaaatttaacttGGCAAAAGGAATTATTTGGATGAATATTAGCTgaacttaaaaataacacattacATTTAATTCAGCATATGCATGTGTATGTGAATTAGAGAAttactgaatgtagtgtgaaatGCTCTGGGGTcctttggacttgataaaaccCCAAACAAGTGCAGGTCATTTCATTAGCATTAGGGTGCGCTGCTGAATGTAGTTTTCTTAAGGTAGACAGATATTGTACCCCAACAAAAGTGTCTGCAGGGTAGTGTTAATGTGTTGCTCTGATACCCCATTGGCTGCTGTAAGGTTCTGACAGCACATCAACCTAAAACATCCATAActtctttatttgttgtttagaTGTTATCTAATTGTAGAATTGACTCTACTCGTAGAGACAGTTTTCAATAAACTACCGTCTTGCtccttgtgtttgtgtttgcatgcagAGCAGTTTGTTGAAGAGTTAGGCTAAGGCTAGAATATTTAGTCTCTGTTTTATTAGTTAGCTAATTTGGCTTGTAATGtattatacagaaaaaaagctggaaaaaaaactgcaattcaAACGTTGGGTAACATCAAGTGGACACACAAGAAGACGAAGCAACCAATACAGTCCCTCTTAGCAAATCATTGTAAAGTATATAAAAACTCTTATATAATATAAACAAATGATGTAATCAAAATTTTGTGTGGAACCCTATTTAGGGCCAGGGCCAAAAAAGTGTACATTTGGGAGGAAAAAAGGgcctttttctaaaaattctgGAGGGCTAACCCTAGGTCGTAGGGTTACGGGGTCAATCTCTAAAAATCCGGTTATCCCTTGTTACCCCTATGACCCCCCCTACCGATTTTTAAGACCCCCGGTCTCCCCGTCAGAGACCCCCAAACAGGacaaacttttcacaaaaatcaTGGTTTTTGCTCCCTCGTGGCAACATTCGCTGTAATAACGTGTTTCTGCCACCAGATGGCATCGTTGCCATCTCGGTGTTTCTGTCAATGGGGAAAACTGCCACTTGGGTATTAGACCCGAACTTGCCACATGGGTATTCCATCAATGGGGGTGTTGCCACTTGGGTATTTTTACCCATACAACTgacactttgtcacatttcacTCCATTTGGGCTTGCCAATTGGGTGTTTATGACAATGGGGGCTTGCCACCTGGGTATTCCTGAACATGGAGGGTTGCCACTTGGGTGTTTATGTCAATGGGGGCTTGCCACCTGGGTATTCGTGAACATGGGGGGTTGCCACTTGGGTGTTTATGTCAATGGGGGCTTGCCACCTGGGTATTCGTGAACATGGGGCTTGCCACCTGGGTATTCCTGAACATGAGGGCTTGCCACCTGGGTATTCCTGAATATGGGGCTTGCCACCTGGGTATTCGTGAACATGGGGCTTGCCACTTGGGGGACCAAGGGTTAAGCACCGTCCGAACCTGGGTACCCACACTTGCCAAATGGGGGTATATGACCACGGGGGTGTTGCCACTTGGGGGACCAACACTTAAGCACCATTCGAACCTGGGGACCCACACTTGCCAAATGGGTGTTTAGGACTATGGGGGTCTTGCCACTTGGGGGACCAAGGGTTAAGCACTGTCCGAACCTGGGTACCCACACTTGCCAAATGGGGGTATATGACCACGGGGGTGTTGCCACTTGGGGGACCAACACTTAGCACCATTCGAACCTGGGGACCCACACTTGCCAAATGGGTGTTTAGGACTATGGGGGTCTTGCCACTTGGGGGACCAAGGGTTAAGCACCGTCCGAACCTGGGTACCCACACTTGCCAAATGGGGGTATATGACCACGGGGGTGTTGCCACTTGGGGGACCAACACTTAGCACCATTCGAACCTGGGGACCCAGACTTAAGCCAAATGGGTGTTTAGGACTATGGGGGTCTTGCCACGTTGGGGACCCACACTTAAGCACCCTTCGAACCTGGGTACCCCACACTTAAGCACCCCTACACGGACTACACCCACCAGTCCGCAGGCCCAGAGTCTCGTGCCCCTGGTAAGGCTCCCTTTGTGGACATGGCTTGCCACTTGGGTGTTTATGACAATGGGAGGGTTGCCACCTGGGTATTCGAGTACATGAGGCTTGCCACCTGGGTATTCGTGAACATGGGGCTTGCCTCTTGGGTGTTTATGACAATGGGAGGGTTGCCACCTGGGTATTCGAGTACATGGGGCTTGCCACCTGGGTGTTTATGTCAATGGGGGCTTGCCACTTGGGGGACCAAGACTTAAGCACCATTGGAACCTGTGTACCCCACACTTAAGCACCCCTACACGGACTACACCCACCAGTGCGCATGGCCCAGAGTCTCGTGCCCCTGGTAAGGCTGCCTTTGTGGACATGGGCTTGCCTCTTGGGTGTTTAGGACAATGGGAGGGTTGCCACCTGGGTATTTGAGTATATGGGGCTTGTCAAATGGGTATTTGGACCTCCAGAGGACCAGGGCAGATCATGGAGCTCATTTACCCAGGGATAGGGCACCCAAAGCCCGCATGGAGGGCAGATGAACCACCCCCATGGACCTCCAGACAACCAGGGGGGACTCATGGAGCTCCTTTACCCAGTGATAGGGCACCATGGGGCTTGCCACCTGGGTGTTTATGTCAATGGGGGCTTGCCACCTGGGTATTCGGGAACATGGGGCTTGCCAAATGGGTATCATAAAGGAGTATGCCCAAATAGCAGTTAAGTGATTGGTGCATTGTCGGTGCCTTTTCTCAGCAGAGATTTCCTTCTGCCTTTCCGGGGCGGCAGTCGAACCACAAATACCGTGCCGTTTGGGCGGACTGACCTTCACTCCCCCGTGGCACAATGGTTAAGAAGCTTGCCTCCCACCCGGCAGAGCCTGGTTCGATACCAGCTTGGGACGCAGAGCTGCAGGACTTGCCATCCGGGTATCATTTTCAATTGCATTGATGCCATATGGGAACCGACATTCACGGGGGCTTTAAGGGGGGGTCCCGTGCATTTATTGGGCCAAAGGTGAGCTCGGGTCATCACACACACTTGGAAGAATAAATGAAACCAGGCACAACCTCCTCTGATGCCCCCCTGCTCTGGGGGGGCTTTGCCAAGGAGTGGAGCACCATAACCCCGCATGGAGGTTGGGAGACAGACACCTTGGACCTCCAGACAACCAGGGGGGACTCATGGAGCTCATTTACCCAGGAATGGAGCACCATAACCCCGCATGGAGGGTGGGAGACAGACCCCCTGGACCTCCAGACAACCAGGGGGGACTCATGGAGCTCATTTACCCAGGGCTAGGGCACTGAAAGCCCGGATGGAGGGCAGTTGAACCACCCCCATGGACCTCCAGAGAACCAGGGGGACTCATGGAGCTCAAGTACCCAGGAATGAAGCACCATAACCCCGCATGGAGGGTGGGAGACAGACCCCCTGGACCTCCAGAGAACCTGGATGAAACAGCACCTGGACCTCCAGACAACCAGGGGGGACTCATGGAGCTCATTTACCCAGGGCTAGGGCACTGAAAGCCCGGATGGAGGGCAGTTGAACCACCCCCATGGACCTCCAGAGAACCAGGGGGACTCATGGAGCTCAAGTACCCAGGAATGAAGCACCATAACCCCGCATGGAGGGTGGGAGACAGACCCCCTGGACCTCCAGAGAACCAGGGGGACTCATGGAGCTCAAGTACCCAGGAATGGAGCACCATAACCCCGCATGGAGGCTGGATGAAACAGCCCCTGGACCTCCAGAGAACCAGGGGGACTCATGGAGCTCAAGTACTTGGACCTCCAGAGAACCAGGGCACATTATGGAGCTCAAGTACCCAGGAATGAAGCACCATAACCCCGCATGGAGGTAGGATGAAACAGCCCCTGGACCTCCAGAGAACCAGGGGGACTCATGGAGCTCAAGTACCCAGGAGTGGAGCACCATAACCCCGCATGGAGGCTGGATGAAACAGCCCCTGGACCTCCAGACAACCAGGGCACATCATGGAGCTCATGTACCCAGGAATGAAGCACCATAACCCCGCATGGAGGTAGGATGAAACAGCCCCTGGACCTCCAGAGAACCAGGGCACATCATGGAGCTCATGTACCCAGGAATGGAGCACCATAACCCCGCATGGAGGCTGGATGAAACAGCCCCTGGACCTCCAGACAACCAGGGCACATCATGGAGCTCATGTACCCAGGAATGAAGCACCATAAGCCCGCAGGGAGGTTGGGAGACAGACCCCTTGGACCTCCAGAGAACCTGGATGAAACAGCACCTGGACCTCCAGACAACCAGGGGGACTCATGGAGCTTAAGTACTTGGACCTCCAGACAACCAGGGCACATCATGGAGCTCATGTACCCAGGAATGAAGCACCATAAGCCCGCAGGGAGGTTGGGAGACAGACCCCTTGGACCTCCAGAGAACCAGGGGGACTCATGGAGCTTAAGTACTTGGACCTCCAGAGAACCAGGGGGACTCATGGAGGGTAAGTACCCAGGAATGGAGCACCATAACCCCGCATGGAGGTAGGATGAACCACCCCGATGAACCTCCAGAGAACCAGGAGGACTTATGGAGCTCATTTACCCAGGGCTAGGGCACTGAAAGCCCGCATGGAGGGCAGATGAACCACCCCCATGGACCTCCAGAGAACCAGGGGGACTCATGGAGCTCAAGTACCCAGGAATGGAGCACCATAACCCCGCATGGAGGTTGGGATACAGACCCCTTGGACCTCCAGAGAACCTGGATGAAACAGCACCTGGACCTCCAGACAACCAGGGGGACTCATGGAGCTCAAGTACCCAGGAATGGAGCACCATAACCCCGCATGGAGGTAGGATGAAACAGCCCCTGGACCTCCAGAGAACCTGGATGAAACAGCACCTGGACCTCCAGACAACCAGGGGGACTCATGGAGCTCAAGTACCCAGGAATGGAGCACCATAACCCCGCATGGAGGTAGGATGAAACAGCCCCTGGACCTCCAGAGAACCTGGATGAAACAGCACCTGGACCTCCAGACAACCAGGGGGACTCATGGAGCTCAAGTACCCAGGAATGGAGCACCATAACCCCGCATGGAGGTTGGGATACAGACCCCTTGGACCTCCAGAGAACCTGGATGAAACAGCACCTGGACCTCCAGACAACCAGGGGGACTCATGGAGCTTAAGTACTTGGACCTCCAGAGAACCAGGGCACATCATGGAGCTCATGTACCCAGGAATGAAGCACCATAACCCCGCATGGAGGGTGGATGAACCACCCCCATGGACCTCCAGAGTAGTACCCATGAACCACCCCCATGGACCTCCAGACTGGTACCCATGAACCACCAGCACTCAGACACTTAGCACACACAGCTAAGCCACTTTGCCACGAAGGAACACCGGTCAGAATACCCAAGTGGCAGGCCTCCCCATCCCCCACACTACCCGTGGACCACACTACCCATGAACCACCAGCACTCAGACACTTAGCACACCCAGCTAACCCAATTTGCCACGAAGGAGCACCGGTCAGAACACCCAGGTGGCAGGCCCTCTgagctgaaaaggaaaatctgacATGATTCTAATCCTAATACAAGAGCTCCATCCAGGGGATTTTGCATGAACTGCAACTACACCCATATGGCACCAAAAGCGCCCAAATGGCCCATTCAAAGGAATACCGGGGTGGCAAACGAGCTCTTGCAGCCACTTAGGCATAGTGGCAGAACACGGCGGTGTCAAAGCCTATGGGAAAATTTTGCCACTTCGGACCGTGGCCCTAACCTATGACAGTTTTGCAAGCTGTGAACACATTAAACTTGTGATTTAAATCATTGGCTGCACAATACATGATAGTGTGTCTGATATAACAACAATGGGCAACGAGAACTGAATTTAGTTAGGAACTCACTATTCAATAAGGGCCCCATTCTGACCAAATCTGACCCATTCTGTTGTTtgttgcataaaaacaaaagactaaacatcttttgatttttttttcagacgcTGATAATTGGGTCGTTCATGATCTCAAGTggcttttttaatgtttatgcCATGTGTGTGGACACGCTGTTCCTATGCTTTTGTAAGTATGCAGTATTTTCATAAACTTCAAGCGTATCAGCTGTAGATTATGTGTGGGGATGCAGGAGCTCTACAAAGCTACCTCTAAATGACTAAAAGGCATTCCTAGTTACTCACTGTTCCACCTTTGCctaatctgcttttatttactttctccACTAAGCTTTTacctttctttctgcttctaTCTCTCTTGCTCCGCTCACCTGCCTCTGCTGTTTTCCTTCTGTGCTGCGATACGGTCTCAGGTGAGGACCTGGAGAGGAATGATGGCTCTTCTTCCAGGCCCTACTACGTATCTCCAGGCCTGCACAAGATCCTCCGCAAAGGAGAGGAGCGTGCTAAATCGAGTGCTTCCTCCTGAGCGATGTGCCGATTTCTTTCCTGAACTTTTGATTCTGACTCACTTCTCCATATCTGCTTTGTGTGTGGAGGTTCTGCAAGTTCTTGAGGGCTAAACATGTAAATTGGATGCAGGGATGACCTGAACATGAAAGGACATGTAAACAGTTCAGGTCCCAAAGCACAGTGgaccgaaaaaaaaaaacacttggcCTCACTTCCTCTCATGAGCCAGTTCAGATACTTGCCTTTTTGTCTTCTatgcttttcttcatgtttctctgtattttctGCTGACCTCTGCCTTACTTTGAGGATGCACATCAATATACAGGATGGATGCACAAGCggagacacattttttttttttttgtaaacccAAACAAACATGGGGACCTTAAATTGTACAGATGCCACTGATGGACTATGATGTAAAGCATCACCCTGAACAGTGTTGGACTTCTGGGGCACTTTCTTATCGCACTTTGGTCTTTTGGTGTGAAATCATGATCTGTTCGATTCACCTACAGTAAAGGAATCGTGTGTTTAATTTACTGCCTGCAGCATGACtattttgctgttgtttccCACATTTCTTTTAAGGTGATTTTCATCCTTGCTAATTGTAAACACAAATCCGAATATGATTTGAACACTACACCCAGCTAAACTCTTATTTTCAGTTCACCACAcaatcatttcatttcagttaatACCCCCTTGTATGTACTGTAACACAAAAGACTTTGTGGGAGGTTAAGACTTTAACATAAATTTTATGGTTATTGCTTAAAATCTGGACAGAGCCTGAGTATCTTCAGGACATGTGATTGCAGCCGCTAGTTTATGTGCCTAGTtgtcaaaaaaaggaataaaacaaatgttcctCCTTCTGTAATTTTAGACTTAACACCAGGAGTTTTTGGGATAAAGTTTATAAAAGGATTTCAAAGCCATTTTTGGTagtctttttatttgtattattattattattattattggattATTGGATGTTCAGATGTTGTGCTGTTTTAATATTCAGTATAATACACACGTCTGTCTGGAGGTTAATCTGTGTTTCGGTTTTGTAcaggacttctttttttttttaacttaatgaAACAGACGAAAATGTGataatttctttttgaataaaCATAAATGGATGACGTATCACCATGTagaggttttaatttttaacgTGTTACATTATCACAAATGTCTTTAATATTGTCTCGCCATAGTGTGTGATCTGGAGGTGAACAACGGCACGCCAAGCAAGCCCTACCACATGACCCCAAACCTGATGAAGATCTTCCAGAAAAGAATGATTGTAGAAACGCTGGAAAGACCGTCGACACCATTGCGCGTAGttacaagaagaagaaaatgaggcGGTAAACTGTCAAATGTCAGTATGACTGGCATGAGCttctctaaaaaaataataatttgattcaGACTCTGCAAGTTTACACCAAGCCTAAACCCTTTAAGTAGAGAGCTGTCCTTGGCCATCTGctatcaaattattattactaattcTATTATTTACAGTTGCAGTCAAGTTTCACTGAAGGTTTCTTGTGGAACAACAAATTTCTTTATTGGGACTGCAGTAACCTCAGCTTTTGTTGCACTTTAAGCTCCTGTAGTTTCCAGTTTTTGCCATGTGAGGGAGCCAGTAATCTTTACATGCCATATTCTGTATGTACTACTGGTGAACCATAAATGCACTGCTGACCTTATAGCTCAAAATATGTCATAATATTATCCTAAGAATGTGTAAGGTAACGTTTTTATGAATggcattgtttacatttttgatgaTCGTTTTATCTTGTcctattttattgcttttttcctGGTGCTGATATATAGGTATGCAAATGTGTGAActagagaaaaatacattaaagttaatGAATGTTAACTATTATGGGCTATAGAAGATGCTAGAAATGATTAAAGATTTCACAAAGGCTTATTTTTTTACGAGGAGACATGGCTTTTCTCAGCCAGCTGACATCCTTACCAAACTGATGCCACTTTCAAAATCAGCTGAATGCTGTAAGGCACTTGCAGTACAACcgaccttttttttattgcaactgCAGTAAAGTATATCTAAAACT
It encodes:
- the LOC114151134 gene encoding uncharacterized protein LOC114151134 → MGTTLEVHGGGSSTLHAGLWCFIPGYMSSMMCPGSLEVQVLKLHESPWFSGGPRGLYPNLHAGLWCSIPGYLSSMSPPGCLEVQVLKLHESPWFSGGPRGLSPNLPAGLWCFIPGYMSSMMCPGCLEVQVLKLHESPWLSGGPGAVSSSLHAGLWCSIPGYMSSMMCPGSLEVQVLELHESPWFSGGPGAVSSSLHAGLWCSIPGYLSSMSPPGSLEVQGVCLPPSMRGYGASFLGT